Genomic DNA from Patescibacteria group bacterium:
ATAGAAAAGCGAATGCGTGGGATTACAATTAGAGAGGAATTAACTGACGAATGGAAAAAACGAGGAGCAAAAGAGGGTAAAGATTATCAAATTTTAACTTCCGAAATTTCCAAGGCAACATTTGGAGTAACTCCAAGCGAATACAAAAACCTTAAAGGTTTAAAACGAGAAAACCTCCGAGACCACATGGACGATTTTGAATTGATATTTAATATGTTAGGAGAACGCTCGACAACCGAAATTCACCGCAACGAAAACTCCAAAGGTGTTAAAAAACTAAAAGAGGACGCAAAAGTTGGTGGAAGCATTGCCGGAAATGCACGAAAGGAACTAGAAAAAAAGCTCGGGCATTCTGTAGTTTCCAAAAAGAATTTTTTGATAAAGAGTACAGATAACAAATTATTAACTTAGTTTATAATTAACAATATGAAATACAGGGCTCTTGGAAAAACAAATTTAAAAGTTTCCGAAATTGGAATGGGAACTTGGCAACTAGCCAATGATCCAAATATGTGGGTCGGAGGTGACTTAAACGAAAGTATTAAAGCATTATACAAATATGTAGAACTTGGAGGTAATTTTATTGATACTGCCTGGATCTACGGTTACGATAGCGAAAGTCAACAAAACCCAACAGCCGAAGACTTAATAGGAAAATTTTTAAAAGAAAGCGGAAAAAGGGACAATCTGATTATAGCTTCAAAGATCGCTCCAAAGAACTGGAATTGGCCTACTTTAAAAGGCACTTTAATAAAAGAGGTATTTCCAAAAGAGCAGATTGAGACCCTTGTTAATGAATCCTTAAAACGCTTGGGCATTGAGTATATCGACTTAATGCAATTTCATGTTTGGCAGGATGATTGGTCGACAGAGGACGAATGGAAAGAAACCATCCAAAAAATAACAAAAGAAGGCAAGGTTAAACATTGGGGAATTTCTGTTAACGATTACCAACCAAGTAATTGTCTTAAAACATTAGATACCGGTTTAATCGAAACTATTCAATTTATCTTTAATATCTTTCACCAAAAACCTACCGAAAAACTTTTGCCATATGCTAAGCAAAATAATATAGGGTTAATTGCAAGAGTTCCCTTAGACGAGGGCGGACTTACTGGAAAATGGACCGGGGATCACAAGTTTTTAGAAGGGGATTTTAGGAACGACTATTTTTGTAAAGAAAGATTAGACGAACTCGTTGTTAGAACCG
This window encodes:
- a CDS encoding aldo/keto reductase; protein product: MKYRALGKTNLKVSEIGMGTWQLANDPNMWVGGDLNESIKALYKYVELGGNFIDTAWIYGYDSESQQNPTAEDLIGKFLKESGKRDNLIIASKIAPKNWNWPTLKGTLIKEVFPKEQIETLVNESLKRLGIEYIDLMQFHVWQDDWSTEDEWKETIQKITKEGKVKHWGISVNDYQPSNCLKTLDTGLIETIQFIFNIFHQKPTEKLLPYAKQNNIGLIARVPLDEGGLTGKWTGDHKFLEGDFRNDYFCKERLDELVVRTDKLKELLGKETTSLAELALRYILSFDEISTTIPGMRKVQFVESNTTISDGRKLSKELLKELKKHKWERNFYSTHDPWLKEFGFVEN